The Humulus lupulus chromosome 7, drHumLupu1.1, whole genome shotgun sequence region ATGTGATTCATTATGTTTTAACATGTTTGGTAGAGGGGAAAAGAGAGCGAAAAGAAAATTtttgagagaaagaaaaaaaaataagttttataattttttggacaCGTGTTTTGTcacattatctgtttggaccctgtgttttgataaattatttttttgatcttatattttgtaaaatgatttaaATAGAACCCTacacccgattttggtcaaagttttatcaactaaaatcacaaataatataccaaactaataatttagaataaaaataaaatcattttgcttaaaaactgtgttgttatattcaatttttttctttatcaaaattgagtttaggagtctatttgaactattttacaaaatatagagtcaaaaaatgaattttttaaaacacaggatccaaaaagaTATATACCCCAAAATATATGTTTGGGAGATTGGAAGAGAAAAAAGTAATTATAATTTAtccttatttttaatttttatttataatttaagaggtataaaagtaattataaaataatatgattttattttcTTCCTCTCTACCAAATAACTAGAGTAGAACAtcatgtgatatatatgtatagCTTCATTTCCTACTTGATTATCCTTTTGTTCCTTTAATTATATTTGAATACTAAAATCTATATCTACATGTCATATAATAATGGTCTTCATCCCTTGTCAAATAATTTTCAATAGATCTCATTCATattgttttatcattaattttcATTTTGGTGTACTACTAGCTAgaacgtatatatatatatatatttatatgtaatcTCTTATTAATGTATTAGATTCAATTtagaaattaattttatatataatataggaATGAAGCTGAATTAGTGACGGAGATTCTCAATCATATACGAGGAAAATTAAATTCATGTTCAAAGACCACTGATGATTATTTAAAACAAGATTTAGTTGGAATTGACAAGTCTATTGCAGACCTGGAAAAGTTGCTATCGATTAATAATGCTCCAATTTTAGGGATTTGTGGAATGGGAGGGTTGGGTAAGACCACCCTAGCTGAAGTCATTTTCAAAAAAATCCGTCAACGGTTTAATGGTCATTGTTTTCTTCGAAATGTTAGAGAAGAACACCAAAAGTACGGACCAACTTATTTGGAAAAACAATTTTTTCAAAGATTATCAAAGGAAAAAGATATAAACTTTGAAGATTTGGATTTCGTAAAGGATAGGCTATGCCATAAGAAGCTACTTATAGTTCTTGATGATGTGGATGACTTGGATGACTATGATTTTTTACTAAAAGATTGCCATGCATGGTTGAATTCTGAAAGTAAAGTTATCATAACAAGTAGAAATCAACAAGTGCTTCGAAATATAATTGGAGATGATGAAAAGATGATATACCGATTGGACATATTAAAGGAAAAGGAAGCTGTTGAACTCTTTAATTTGCATGCTTTCAAAAGAAAAAGTGTTGATAAAGAAAGCTACATAGAAATTTCAAGAAAGTTTGTAGATTATGCTCAAGGTCTTCCTCTTGCTCTTAAAGTTTTGGGTTCTCATCTGTTTTCAAAGAATAGGGAAGTATGGCAAAGCTTGCTAAGTGAGCTACAAGAATATTCCGATCAAGGAATTTTAAAAGTACTACAAATAAGTTTCGATGGACTAAAGAGTATAGAAAAGAACATATTTCTTGATATAGCATGTTTCTTTCTAGGTGAAGAAAAATGTTATGTTAAAGAAGTATTGGATGCTTCTAATTCTTTTGATGCTGTAATTGAAGTTCTTGTTGACAAGTGTTTGATAACTGTATCTAAATATGGTACAATTCAAATGCATGATTTGTTGCAAGAAATGGGTCAATCAATTGCTCGTGGATTAGATCCTAGTCGTTTGGAAAACTATAGAAGATTGTGGATGCCCAAAGATATTTGCCATGTCTTGGAAAATAATATGGTAAGTAACtaaactttttttattattatatttttgtaaatttcaTGATAAGTACAAATTAGTGATGGCCAAAATTTGATAATTGATATATCttacaattttatttacataATTTTCAATGGAAAAACTAATAAGGtgattttgtatttttttgaactttttttttctttttttttttaattcgttAAATTAATTTCTTTGAACATTTTAAAGTTATCATATCTATGTATTTGTAGCTACTCATTTGAGTTGGaggtataaaaaaaaaaggtaaatactattttaattaacTCTTGTGTTGTGCCAAATTTATTGATTGCAAAGTGGAACAACATAATATCATTTTGgtttgattttgatcaaagtattttcaaatataaaataatttgtgGGTTAATTGAATCCAAAGAAGTAGAAAAGATGGCCAAGAAGTAGAAATGTACAAATTATATTTGAAATTATTTTGACTAAATCGGATCTAggatttttcttttatattttacaAAACGCAAATTTTAAATTATTCTTCAACAAAATTGAGAGTATGATCTATAACTTTGTACAATCCATGAGCTAACATAATATTTACCCTAAAAACTTCTCATTCATCAACTTTTGTAATTTGTTATTTGAAATATAAGTGAGAAATGGATACACAAGTAGTTACCAAAAccgtttataattattttaaagaaCAATCATGTAAGTGAAGAatatttaaatttctttcaaactggtgtgtatatatatatatatatgtcaattcAAACTTATATTATAAGATAGGATACATTATTTATTAATGAAAcagtgtttttaattttttttaaaaaaatcttcaTTTCATATGAATTACCTAAACTATGGTCAAAATTTCTATATGGAATTTTCTTTTagtctaacttttttttttcagggTACTTCGGAAATTGAAGGAATATATATGGTCAGCTCTACCATACAAGGAGAGAAGGTAAACTTGGACCCTTCAGTTTTCAGAAGAATGTCACGTCTAAAATTGCTTAAACTATCGAGTTATCATGGGAAGttttcatttcttcttcctcATGGCTTGGACTCTTTTCCTGAAAAGCTTAGATTTCTAGAATGGAGTTGCTACCCATTGGCATCTTTAGGGTCAAAATTTACACTGCACAATCTTGTTCATCTCAATATGTGCGAAAGCCAGCTTGAGAAACTATGCCATGAGTTCCAGGTTGGTAAAATAAATATATGGTTTATATTTGATGTAAATTCATCCATCAATCAAGTTttgattttaatatataataaatcaaATTTTGGCTCTTGTTATTTCTCTTTTTGCAGGATGTAAAAAACTTAAAATATGTCAATCTGAGCTTCTCAAAAAAGTTGACTTCTCTACCAAATCTTTCCGGAGCAAATCTTTGGAGGCTGGAACTACGAGGTTGTAGAAGTTTGATTGAGCTTCCTCCGTTAAGATTTCACAATGTTGATCATGGTGGACAAAAAGAATCAAGAGTATTACACCTTTATAAGAACAAAATACTTCAGATTTTTGGTGAAAAGGACCTAGTGGATAAGGAAATAGATGGTGTCATAGATTATCATTGGGATTTTCAAATTGATGACTGCTTACTTAATCTCTCCGAGTGCTCTAATGTAAGAATTGTTTCAGAGATGTCTGGTAATATAAAATCCTTGTGTTTGAGTTCCACTGCAATAGAAGAACTACACTCTTCCATTGGATCTCTTAAGAATCTTCTTATGCTCGATCTCTCACATTGTAGACAGCTCAAGAATCTTCCTAGAAGCATTTGTTATTCACAATCCTTGGAATTTCTTGATATGGAAGGATGTGTGTCTTTGGACAAGTTTCCAGAGCTCCCCCAAAATATAAAAGGATTAAAATTGAGTGGAACATCGATTCAACAAATCAATTCGTCGTTTTTCGAGTGTTTGCCTTGCCTCGAGATTTTATGCATGAAAAATTGTACCGAGCTTGAAAGCCTCCCAACAACAATTTGTAAACTGAAGGCTCTTAGAGTACTATGTTTCGCCTATTGCTCGCAACTGAAAAGTTTTCCAGAAATCTCGGAGCCTATGGAGAATCTAGAGAAACTTTATTTAAATGGAACATCGATTGATGTGATTCCACCATCCATTGGATCTCTAATTAAGCTTGAACTTTTAGATTTGAGAGAGTGCCACAGGCTCATTTCTATTCCAACATCTAACATCTATAAGATGTGCAACATTTCTAGTATCTACATTGATGAAAATCCAACACGTGAGGAAGATTTGGTTGTCTTGTTATCGTTAGATGTATGCATTTCTGAAATGTTTCGACAATACAATTGTCTAGGTTCTTGTTTGGATACAAATCTAGTCTCTGTTCTAAAATTAGTGAGTTCTAGAAATCTTGATGCGTATCAATTTTGGACAAATTTCTCTGGTTGTGAGTGCTCGTTATTCTACATTATACACAATCTTTTAGTGAGCAAATCTTTGCAggataaaattttcaaaataaagcCAGAATGGGCCCATTACGAAGAAAAGGTTtgtctctttttttctttttcttttttgtagcATATAACAGAATTGACTCTTGTTTGTGTTGTATTTCAGGCTCTATATGGTCCTAAAATGAGCTTTGCTTATTCAGCAAAGAGAATTCCCCAGTGGTTTACTTATAAATCTATGGGATCTTCAGTATATGTAGACTCTGGTCCATCAACTTGGTTTGATAATGAAAGCTTTTTAGGCATTGCTATATGCATTGTTGTTGATTTTGGTAAGTGCTTTTTGGATCACGCAAAGTTGAACATATATTGTGATGCCCATTCTTCAGAGCCCGTTGGAGAAGTCTTCTGTAGTTTACATCTTCAGATACAAAGTAGTACTCAGCTTGGTGTTGATTATTCTAATTCAGATCATGTGCTCATATATTATCTTACTAAAAATGGCATTTATGATGATTTACTTGATGCAAATGCAAAGAATGTTTCATTTGAGTTTTACATCGAGGAATCAGATCATTATAACTATATCACGAAGAGAATAAAAGAATGTGGGATTCGCTTACTGTGTGACCAAGATATGCTACTGAATGAGCAAGCAACTTCTTCTTCATGAATAGAGTTCATTTTCTCTAACTAACGTCTTCAAGGTTGTTCAGGTGCGTAAAATATCACTCTACATACGTTTTCTTTTAATTGTTTTTATAAACCATGTTCGTAGTCTGGTTTTTCGAGTTCTTAGCTTGCATTATTGGCACTACTGACAAGTTTTGAGCATTATAACATAAgatattttctttcttttgttgCCAGCCGGTGTCATTGAGCTTTGCTGAGAAACACCAGAAAGAGTTGTCGAATAGAGGATCTTGGCCCGCTCAACTTAAAATGAGGCATTTAAAGAATAAAGAAATGAGGGCTGAATTAACATAAGCTCATATTATAAGTACGTATATGAGCTGAATTTACTTATTAGCTAGTgtgtttaattttgattttggtGCAAGTGTAAGGAGTTGCATAGATTTTTGGTTGGTTACTGCAACATAAGTTCATAAAAAGGGCGCTGGCTGCAGCCGCTAGGCTCTGTTGGTGTAGTCGCGGCTAtagcattttttttgtttttttcgtTTTTCTTCAATTACAGTGCGATTCAGAAAGCTATAGAAAGCTaacaaaaatatctaaaacttgtGAAGTTTTATTCAAAatgtgaagtttcagacttgtaattccgagcttaaccattgtTTGTAAAATATTCTAAATTCATTATTTCTCACCCAAATATCTTGGAAAtagtcctaaaaacacaaaataaacttattagatatatataaataatcaagtgcataatcatagaagaataatgaattaaaaataaacaaattcgATACTTACCACGTATGTAACTTCATGATTGTTTCTTTGGTTTTGTTCTAACCTTCATGCTTAGTGTTCTAGGTGATGTGAATCATAGgcaatttataattatatattctcaTTTATATCTAATTTGGGGTTGCTGACTTTAGATGCATAACAATCCTAATAAGCAGAATAGACTGAATAGGATTGTCACAAAATAAAGACAATGTTAGAGTATATCTCCAGTCGTTGATTTTGATAATCTCgatctaatagttttagatttgCGATAGGTCTTCTTTAATGAAGAGTATTATCTTTCATATATGTAATACGATGTATTTATTTCTTAACAATATACTATATGTGGCGATGTAACTTAATGAATAAACCatatgtttattcaggtccaaTGAAGATAAATTTTCTCAAATGAAATTAAGGTGCATGTGAATgtaagaaaatatataaataagagtttcattaataacttttaatgaaaaattacatAAGGGAAATAGGAATCTGATATATTCACTTTATGATCTTTGAATTTATATAGTGGTATGCATTTAGTCAAGAGATTTGCGATCATTCAACTTAGTGCTTCCGTGCTTAATGACCACTTTCATTTTCTTTAACACACTCTTTCATCGCTTAATATTTAATATCGATATGCTAGCTTCGACTATAATTATTGTTGTTTCAAGCCATAAGTACTGCAACTGAATTTGTCGCAAGGTTTTCTTTATGGCTTAGAAATAGAATTGATAAGTCTATTTTAGGgtcgttttagaatgtgtttttatAGTGCTTTTGAGTCTatttgtgtgttttgtgcaagattacgctttggTTTTGTTTTTAGATTTTGCTATGAATCACGAGATGGAATGGAAAGAAGCGGAGTTGGTGGATAAAAAGGGGCAATTTTATGATGTTTGGGGTCATTTGGCATGGGTTCTTATCATCCGAGAGAATTTGAGAAGATTTGAGGTGAAGAAAATGGCTGAAAGGTGAAAATTGGGCATAAGGAATTAGGGCCGCGACTTGGTCAAGCAAGTCGCAGCTCAGCAAAATTAGAGGCTACCTAATGTGCTATGAATTTAAGGGTCGCGACTTAGACCAGAGAGTCACGACGCTTGAGGAAGCTGAGACTATTCAAAAAAGCCCTAGCAGACACGAGCCGAGACCTGGGTGAAGAGGGTCGCAATGCCTGAAGGGCCAGAAAAAAACCAAATTGCACAAGAAAAGACACAGGCTGCAACTCAGGAAaggccaagtcgtgacccgcctTGCCAAAGAAGAGAAATTTGTGTTTTCTTAAGTTCAGGCTTtaggttttaattttaattaggaTTGCAATTATGAGCAGAGAGAAGCTTTGACTCTGAGATGCTATTTTTCTACTGtttcatctttattttttttgaagCTTTTCAATTTCATGAGTATGAACAATTATCTTCTTGTGTTAGTcgtgtctgatatgaactaaacacttagttctagggtttaatgtagccACTTGGATTCTTGTTAATTTTTTGTGAAagtcaattaatttctttttcttctatccTATATTTGTATCGTTTATGCTTAATACTTGTGAAGACCTGATCAAAATTTACATGTTCAatgattttgattcgagatcCGAGAGGGAAGAATTGAATTTTCTATAGCCATATAGACATAGATTGCATATAGGACGATAGTATCTATACGATTTGTGTTGTGTTTAGGGTTTCTACGTTTATTGCTTGATATATGTTAAAACTTATCACAGatatgtagaaagtttgcatatagattgagatatttttatcttgaaaaagaatttaGAATGtttttgttaacctgctattaggaTAGAAATTAAAGAATTGATTGTTCTGAATAGTAAAATTGACAAGtggaaaagttgatgaaattaataccctaggttCTTAATTATTGAATTACTTTCTATTACTGATTAATGTAATCTAAATTTTGCAATTTAGTTTATAAATCACTCTAGTTTCAACAGTCAAATagaaattaagaattaattattggtaattgattaTAGTCTATGTGGGAACGATCTGGATTTACTATTTATATTATTTGagacgattgcgtatacttgatAAACAAGTTTTAGACTCGTTTAGGGTTTAGTTTTTatgaaggttttcattagtttagggctattttattgtaGAATTACGCTcttttgttcatgtttcaggtttttcatGCTAAGATAGTGAAAATAGTGTAATGacgtgaaagtggaagaaaatgaagttattttggagaaaatcgtgTTTTTCATGAGCAAGATGTTCAAATAATGAAACTGtaagtagcgctatagcgctaacaAAGTAGTGCTGCAGCGCTAGAAAGGGGAAAATTTGAAGTGCTGAATCTGtaagtagtgctacagcgctacaaaacgagcgctacaacgctatcaaTAACtgaagagtagcgctacagcgctataagGAACAGAAAatgagcgctacaacgctacaatactagcgctacagcactagtgcACCAAGTTTTGAGGAAATTTGACTCTGTCAATAGCGTTACAGTGCTCAATACATAGCGCTATAAACGCGTTTTTTAAGATTTTTAGCCACTTTTTGAAGGACAAAATGGTCCTTTCGCTTGGGAGCATTGGAGGgctatttaaggaacattattctgCGAATTAAGGAAGCAGTTCTGATTTTGTAAACCCTAGATCTAGAAAAGACTGCTTTTTCTGGTTTTAACTTTCTAGAATTttctttttcatctgaattcCTTAGGTTATTTTTCTATGAATAatattttgaagtttattttcatcatgttatctatgaactaatttcttttatctagggattaatgtagtcactgggatttctatttaattttattatgatattctattgatacttcttctctattctaatctatatgaggTTTGTTTAATGctggtaaatacttgatcactatttacttgatttaatggatttgattcaaaatttgaaagatgagaattaaatatgctatcattatatagatataggttgcatattggacgaaagtacctgtatgacttgtgtagtaattgtGTTTCCAcgtttaatgccttctatatgttcaagtttatcatagaaatataggaaacctgcatatagactgagatcttatattttgaaaaagaataggaatcgattatattaacctgctattagaataacaagaagagatttagaattgattagtaaaattaatagaatgaacagttgatgaatttaatttctaggctttttattattgatttttaattcgtTCATTAATTATTCTGTTTCCAGTTATTTAAGTTAAGTTTATTAGTTTAGAATTATTCATCTTAAgtttaatcaccaaatagaaagtaaaAGAACAATTAATGGTATTTGGAAAACAGTCTTTGTGGGATCGACACTCTACTTATTATATGTTACTTGACTCGACCACATATACTTGTGTGCTAATTTTCACAGATTAAGTTTTTGGGGCCGTTGCCGTGGACTTAATTTTCAATATCATAGTTAATTgttgtttgttctaatttggttgttttatttattttatttctatttaacatttatttggatcgAAGTTCTATTGTGTTCTAGgaattgttggtatatgcgaagcaATAGACAAAAAGAGATTATACCAATCGATTTGGAAATTGAAAAAAACGTGCAGACAAGACCGAAAAATAAAGAGGAGATTGGAGTTTACCATGGCTGATAATTTGGGAAACTGTAGAGTCTCAAAATATTTACTTAAccagctagatagtagtagtagtagtagtagtagtagttagtattagtttgtagtatgttagattctgtggattttggtttaagtcgggacttagttggaaactcatagcaatagttatgaatgttatatgtttaacctatagtttaagaatattaattataacataaggtttgattaatattgctggtcctaggtgtattatttattataacctaaggtttagatagagccaataagaatatgacacttgtcataagcatgattattagagaattagagtttgttattttatggttagttaagaaatttgtagattaggttgttatttagataattaaataggttttcccgtaactttagggtattgtaacttctgatctatttttgacctagttatattatgaatttcgaaaaataatatttctagaaagttgtagataattaaattagctttctaatggtataaatatggtctaaatcggagtcaTATAGCTcatgttatgttgattttactacaggtaagtctagagttatgagatttaggaagttagaagttaggattctatttttttatttttatttttttaatttttaaaacaagctttgactcatttgacctacctctgaacgatttgaccgagtcctaagcctttgactgacgaatattcaaatattttaaattaaattcattatttttattcaaagccaaaaagaagatttttattcctagaactctataaataggatttaGAATccagcccttctcctcactcttcagctgtgatcagactccaaggtgctagtactaccatagagtgataaacacttgggttgggaaaagcTTTGCCagtcttaagctttataaaatacttgggaagtgaggtttagtgtatttcggtattggagttagaccaatccataaggtcaactaaggtactcctattctttaggtccaattctttaaaactctttagttttctttagttccttttatttagatcctaactttcgttattagttcttgattaggttcttgaaacttaagttctttcttggtaagtttcttcttgatggtttagtttccacattcattctttgttctttagaaatactcaccatttgtattgttggttttaggagtgttccaaattctgtcattgttctcatatcccagtgttggtaaggaaaatatgatagattgtatgtgcttatatgttatgttatatgtttatgctatatgtatgatatgttttagttcttgggtatatgttttgtttagataacaagcatataatttgtttagataacaaataacttgtttagataataagtcccaatagtatattccttgggcatatgatttgtttagataacaagccccaaaaatttatatgacttgtttagataactagccctgtagaattatgggcatatgattgcctagctagcaagccccaagatgtatgatggccattgtaatagatgtttttatagccatatgttttatagtgtatgcttatgatatatgatatatgttctagatagtcatatgtttttgatgtagtcttatgcttatgtttacgatgtatgttttggttttttttagtagatttttgttgttgggcattagactcattcctttactTTAATGTGATGcgggaaaatgattatggaggtgggaggattcttggtagcatgacaggtgtattgaggatgaatggaatggatgggctgcatgt contains the following coding sequences:
- the LOC133791339 gene encoding TMV resistance protein N-like encodes the protein MDADDDQQYQIVTSPKWPSVDVDEDQRSILTSRKKYAVFISFRGEDTRKTITSHLYKALKDGGIETYIDEDKLGRGQEISKALLDAIDNSKFSLVIFSENYATSSWCLDELVHILQCMGKKAHIVLPVFYHVDPSDVRKQRGNYADAFIKHEERFKDTIIQKWKVALTTAANLAGWHPSQFKNEAELVTEILNHIRGKLNSCSKTTDDYLKQDLVGIDKSIADLEKLLSINNAPILGICGMGGLGKTTLAEVIFKKIRQRFNGHCFLRNVREEHQKYGPTYLEKQFFQRLSKEKDINFEDLDFVKDRLCHKKLLIVLDDVDDLDDYDFLLKDCHAWLNSESKVIITSRNQQVLRNIIGDDEKMIYRLDILKEKEAVELFNLHAFKRKSVDKESYIEISRKFVDYAQGLPLALKVLGSHLFSKNREVWQSLLSELQEYSDQGILKVLQISFDGLKSIEKNIFLDIACFFLGEEKCYVKEVLDASNSFDAVIEVLVDKCLITVSKYGTIQMHDLLQEMGQSIARGLDPSRLENYRRLWMPKDICHVLENNMGTSEIEGIYMVSSTIQGEKVNLDPSVFRRMSRLKLLKLSSYHGKFSFLLPHGLDSFPEKLRFLEWSCYPLASLGSKFTLHNLVHLNMCESQLEKLCHEFQDVKNLKYVNLSFSKKLTSLPNLSGANLWRLELRGCRSLIELPPLRFHNVDHGGQKESRVLHLYKNKILQIFGEKDLVDKEIDGVIDYHWDFQIDDCLLNLSECSNVRIVSEMSGNIKSLCLSSTAIEELHSSIGSLKNLLMLDLSHCRQLKNLPRSICYSQSLEFLDMEGCVSLDKFPELPQNIKGLKLSGTSIQQINSSFFECLPCLEILCMKNCTELESLPTTICKLKALRVLCFAYCSQLKSFPEISEPMENLEKLYLNGTSIDVIPPSIGSLIKLELLDLRECHRLISIPTSNIYKMCNISSIYIDENPTREEDLVVLLSLDVCISEMFRQYNCLGSCLDTNLVSVLKLVSSRNLDAYQFWTNFSGCECSLFYIIHNLLVSKSLQDKIFKIKPEWAHYEEKALYGPKMSFAYSAKRIPQWFTYKSMGSSVYVDSGPSTWFDNESFLGIAICIVVDFGKCFLDHAKLNIYCDAHSSEPVGEVFCSLHLQIQSSTQLGVDYSNSDHVLIYYLTKNGIYDDLLDANAKNVSFEFYIEESDHYNYITKRIKECGIRLLCDQDMLLNEQATSSS